A region of Cucumis melo cultivar AY chromosome 2, USDA_Cmelo_AY_1.0, whole genome shotgun sequence DNA encodes the following proteins:
- the LOC103502329 gene encoding M phase phosphoprotein 10, with product MEAEKVVLPNTEAGLKPLHSLKSTDPPLWLAPSPSLSQVARLASQSLFSMLKPFNPKSPFDHLLVDGFDAEQIWQQIDLQSQPLLASVRRDLKRFEKNPEAISNLKVSLEDKKKVIQEMAIESGEESDDFEEDMKELDEEEDDEEEEEEEEDCDDKEDGDTEEGEKEKSDDEVEGEEGNGGIEDGFLKLKELEEFMEEDEVREYGLQNKKDGKKEKKQRKTEEESEDDEDDELGEFDLHGEEDEDSSKLDKARYEDFFGAKKKNHLRRKSKLTNGSESELSDSGDEEEENETRTEPKSENLSTHQKRLKKLQSEIEMMEKANLEPKTWTMQGEVTAMKRPKNSALEVDLDFEHNVRPPPVITEEVTATLEEMIQKRILEGRFDEVQKAPKRPTKAPREIKELDENKSKKGLGELYEEEYVEKTNLATAPSSFTDEAKTEASILFKKLCSKLDALSHYHYAPKPVIEDMSISTNVPALAMEEVAPVAVSDAAMLAPEEVFAGKGEIKEAAELTQSDRKRRRASKKRKYKAMVAKRDAKKSGNTTVPNANEGQ from the exons ATGGAGGCAGAGAAAGTGGTTCTTCCTAACACTGAAGCTGGTCTTAAACCACTTCACTCTCTCAAATCTACAGATCCGCCACTCTGGCTTGCTCCAAGCCCTTCCCTATCTCAAGTTGCTCGCCTTGCTTCACAGAGCTTATTTTCTATGCTGAAACCATTCAATCCTAAATCCCCATTTGATCATCTCCTGGTTGATGGATTTGATGCTGAGCAGATATGGCAACAAATTGACCTCCAATCACAACCTCTTTTGGCGAGTGTTCGCCGGGATTTGAAGCGGTTTGAGAAGAATCCAGAAGCAATTTCAAACCTGAAGGTTTCTTTGGAGGATAAGAAGAAGGTTATCCAAGAGATGGCTATAGAGTCGGGAGAAGAAAGTGATGATTTTGAGGAGGATATGAAGGAGcttgatgaagaagaagacgatgaggaagaggaggaggaagaggaGGACTGTGATGACAAAGAAGATGGAGACACTGAGGAAGGAGAGAAGGAAAAGAGTGATGATGAAGTTGAGGGAGAAGAAGGTAATGGTGGGATTGAGGATGGATTTTTGAAGCTAAAAGAGCTGGAGGAATTTATGGAGGAGGATGAGGTAAGAGAATATGGTTTACAGAACAAGAAAGATGGtaagaaggaaaagaaacagAGGAAGACAGAAGAAGAATCTGAGGACGATGAAGATGATGAG CTTGGGGAGTTCGACCTCCATGGTGAGGAGGATGAAGATTCTAGCAAACTGGACAAGGCGAG ATACGAAGACTTTTTTGGTGCTAAAAAGAAGAATCATTTGAGAAGAAAATCTAAATTGACAAATGGATCAGAATCTGAACTCTCAGATTCAGGTGATGAAGAGGAAGAAAATGAAACACGTACAGAACCG AAGTCAGAAAATCTCTCAACTCATCAAAAGAGACTTAAGAAGCTTCAGTCTGAAATAGAGATGATGGAGAAAGCCAACTTGGAGCCAAAAACGTGGACCATGCAGGGAGAG GTAACCGCCATGAAAAGGCCTAAGAATAGTGCCCTAGAAGTTGATTTAGATTTTGAGCACAATGTGAGACCACCACCTGTAATCACGGAAGAGGTCACAGCAACATTGGAAGAGATGATTCAGAAAAGAATCCTTGAg GGTCGTTTTGATGAAGTTCAGAAAGCACCTAAACGACCTACTAAAGCACCCAGAGAAATCAAAGAGTTG GATGAGAATAAAAGCAAGAAAGGTCTTGGTGAACTATACGAG GAAGAGTATGTTGAAAAGACTAATTTGGCTACAGCCCCATCATCATTCACCGATGAAGCAAAGACAGAG GCGAGCATTCTTTTCAAGAAACTTTGCTCCAAGTTGGATGCTCTCTCTCATTACCACTATGCTCCAAAACCT GTTATAGAGGATATGTCTATATCAACGAATGTCCCTGCTCTAGCAATGGAAGAG GTTGCTCCCGTTGCTGTCTCCGATGCGGCAATGCTTGCTCCAGAGGAAGTTTTTGCAGGAAAAGGTGAAATCAAAGAAGCAGCAGAACTTACACAGTCTGACAGGAAGAGGAGGAGGGCCAGCAAGAAAAGGAAATATAAAG CTATGGTTGCCAAAAGAGACGCAAAGAAATCAGGAAACACTACAGTTCCAAATGCTAATGAAG GCCAATGA
- the LOC103502328 gene encoding cytochrome P450 94B3: protein MIYFTMSLFLLLSTSLWAFFLLYLCIFKFYCFSRKRFYYSPSSYPFVGCLISFYKNRRRLLAWYTDLLSDSPTRTIVLHRLGSRRTILTANPANVEHMLKTNFLNYPKGKPFTDILGDLLGCGIFNVDGDLWSTQRKLASHAFSAKSLREFVVKTLEDEVHFRLIPLLHNAARTNAVVDLQDVLGRLAFDTVCKVTLGTDEQCLDMSRPIPEIVNAFDVATAISARRAVAPLYLTWKAKRMLNLGSEKKLKEVVQTVHEWISNIIHSKLLNNNNNNTVHNHNQTHNNDLLSRLLSAGLDEEVVRDMIVSFIMAGRDTTSAAMTWLFWLLTNHRNIEQTIINEATSLSDDSKTTSLGYGYEELKDMKYLKACLCESMRLYPPVAWDSKHAAAADILPDGTQVRKGDRVTYFPYGMGRMEELWGKDRLEFKPERWFQNGELKTVSPFKFPVFQAGPRMCLGMEMAFIQMKYVMATVLKRFEFRPVSENNVPVFVPLLTAHMAGGLQVFVRERTEQ, encoded by the exons ATGATCTACTTCACCATGTCCCTCTTCCTACTTCTCTCAACTTCTTTATGGgctttttttcttctctatcTTTGCATATTCAAATTCTACTGCTTCTCTAGAAAGCGCTTTTACTATTCTCCATCTTCATATCCTTTCGTAGGTTGCTTGATTTCCTTTTACAAAAACCGGCGTAGGCTTCTGGCTTGGTACACCGATCTGCTGTCGGACTCACCGACTCGGACCATCGTGTTGCATCGGCTCGGTTCGAGGCGGACCATTTTGACGGCTAACCCAGCCAATGTAGAACACATGTTGAAGactaattttcttaattatccTAAAGGGAAGCCGTTTACTGATATACTCGGTGATCTACTTGGGTGTGGCATTTTTAACGTCGACGGGGATTTATGGTCCACACAAAGGAAGCTTGCAAGTCATGCTTTTTCCGCTAAGTCGTTAAGGGAATTCGTGGTTAAAACGCTTGAAGATGAAGTTCATTTCCGTTTGATTCCTTTGCTCCATAACGCTGCGAGAACTAACGCTGTTGTTGATTTGCAAGATGTTTTAGGAAGACTCGCTTTTGACACGGTTTGTAAG GTAACGTTAGGAACAGACGAGCAATGTTTGGACATGTCACGCCCAATCCCAGAAATTGTAAATGCATTCGACGTGGCAACGGCGATCAGCGCAAGGCGGGCAGTGGCGCCACTCTACCTCACGTGGAAGGCCAAGCGCATGCTCAACCTCGGCTCTGAAAAGAAGCTAAAAGAAGTGGTTCAAACGGTTCACGAATGGATCTCCAATATCATTCACAGCAAACTCctcaataacaacaacaataatacaGTTCATAACCATAACCAAACACACAACAACGATCTTTTATCTCGTCTCTTATCGGCCGGCCTCGACGAGGAAGTCGTCAGAGACATGATCGTAAGCTTCATAATGGCTGGCCGCGACACCACCTCAGCTGCCATGACATGGCTCTTTTGGTTGCTCACAAACCACCGGAACATCGAACAAACCATAATCAACGAAGCCACTTCATTGTCGGACGATTCGAAAACCACATCGTTAGGTTATGGTTACGAAGAATTGAAAGATATGAAGTATTTGAAAGCGTGTTTATGCGAGTCAATGAGACTATACCCACCAGTAGCTTGGGATTCAAAGCATGCAGCAGCCGCGGACATTCTCCCGGACGGAACCCAAGTGAGAAAAGGGGATAGAGTGACGTATTTTCCTTACGGAATGGGGCGGATGGAGGAGCTATGGGGAAAAGACCGACTAGAGTTCAAACCGGAGAGGTGGTTCCAAAACGGGGAGTTGAAAACGGTGAGTCCGTTCAAGTTTCCGGTGTTTCAAGCGGGTCCAAGGATGTGTTTGGGAATGGAAATGGCGTTCATTCAGATGAAATACGTAATGGCCACGGTTTTGAAACGGTTTGAATTTAGACCGGTGAGTGAAAATAATGTGCCGGTCTTTGTCCCGTTGCTGACAGCGCATATGGCGGGTGGACTTCAGGTCTTTGTCAGGGAAAGGACGGAACAATAG
- the LOC103502327 gene encoding uncharacterized protein LOC103502327, whose translation MAPSSSSSGHGASKFLGDLPSRGFFSSTVPSSNPGSMRVYICLHDTAPPEDQEIKTNQQNILIRSLMLKNSSSKDGKGVATAESSRKRAGEKISDSRAKKAAQVCSSKGASNNETPSKDLQNLTVERLRALLKAKGLSLRGKKDELIARLRSADG comes from the exons ATGGcgccttcctcttcttcttccggTCATGGCGCTTCCAAGTTCCTTGGCGACCTTCCTTCCCGTGGCTTCTTCTCTTCCACCGTTCCCTCCTCAAATCCG GGAAGTATGCGGGTCTACATCTGTCTTCATGACACCGCACCCCCAG AGGATCAAGAAATCAAGACAAACCAGCAGAATATACTAATTAGATCTTTAATGCTTAAAAATTCCAGCTCAAAGGATGGAAAAGGAGTAGCTACAGCTGAGTCATCTCGAAAGAG GGCTGGCGAAAAAATTTCAGATAGCAGAGCAAAGAAGGCCGCACAAGTATGTTCATCCAAAG GAGCATCAAACAATGAAACACCAAGTAAGGATCTACAGAATTTGACTGTAGAGAGGCTGCGTGCCCTTCTCAAGGCTAAAGGCCTCTCGCTCAGAGGAAAGAAG GATGAATTGATTGCCCGTTTGAGAAGTGCGGATGGTTAG
- the LOC103502330 gene encoding putative calcium-binding protein CML19 has translation MEINKSGAQYDRVLSYFDEDGDGKISPSELRNRLGLIGGELLQAEAEAAVESLDSDGDGLLCAGDIERLLEVGEEEKLKDLKEAFALYDSEGCGFITPKNLKKMLRKLGERKSTEECKMMIRRFDLNGDGLISFEEFQIMMA, from the coding sequence ATGGAGATCAATAAGAGTGGTGCACAGTACGATCGTGTATTGAGTTACTTCGACGAAGATGGAGACGGGAAGATATCGCCGTCGGAGCTGAGGAATCGGCTGGGATTGATAGGTGGAGAGCTGCTGCAGGCGGAGGCGGAGGCGGCGGTGGAATCGCTGGACTCGGACGGGGATGGGTTGCTGTGTGCGGGGGATATCGAACGGTTACTGGAGGTTGGGGAGGAAGAGAAGTTGAAGGATTTGAAGGAGGCGTTTGCTTTGTACGATAGTGAAGGTTGCGGGTTCATAACTCCgaagaatttgaagaaaatgcTAAGGAAATTAGGGGAAAGGAAATCGACGGAGGAGTGTAAAATGATGATTCGTCGCTTCGATTTGAACGGTGACGGTTTGATTAGCTTTGAGGAGTTTCAGATCATGATGGCTTAG